The nucleotide window CGCCGGATTTGTGTCGCGGCCACTTGCCGAAATCGGGCTGGAAATTGCCAATACGAGACGACCTGCGGCTAGAAGTTCCTTGCCTGCTCGCGCAGCGCCGGATCAGCCCGCCACGCGCTGGCACTGCATCCGAAGGTTTCCTGAAACCACCGCGAAAACGAGCTGAGCCCGCTGAACCCCACGATGCCGGCGAGTTCTGTCAACGGAAACTGCACATCGGCGATATAGCGCAAGGTCAGCTCGACACGCACCTTCTGAAGCACGGAAGAGAAGGTTTCGCCCTCCTTTGCCAGCTTTCGGTTCAGCGTCCGGCGGTCCAGCCCGAGGTGTTCCGCGATGCGTGACGCGCTGCAATCGCCCTCCAGCAGCAGTTGCGCCACGAGCCGCTGCACTGTCAGGCCGAAGCGTTCGGGTGACGGAATAAAGGGAAAGAGGTACTTCTGTGCCTGCCGGCGCATAAAGGGTGACGAGGTGCGCACCGGCTGAAGGAGATCCTCGCGCTTCACGATTATGCCCGAGACCGTCTGGTTGTAACTGATAGGGCACCGAAAGAACTGCTGGGCAAAGGAATCCGTCACGGGCTTCCCGTGGCTGAATGAGACGAACTCGGGTCGGAAGTCGTCGCGCAGCAGCCAGCGGATCGTCATCACTGTTCCGGCGACAGCGAAATGTGCCGCCTGGATCGAGGCCTCGTGCGAGCGGCCGCGCAACTCCATCTGGATCAAGGGCGAGCCGAGCCGGTCATCAACGGCAAGTGCAAAGCCCGCTGCGTGCATAGCGATGTGCGAGCTATAATAGTTGATCGCCTCCTCAACCGTTTCAGCGTCGCGCATCAGCAGGGTGACGGGGCCGAGGTCGGGCGTGCCGCGCCGAGAGGCAGCGCGCACGCCGAAATCAGTTGCGCCGGATTTGCGCGCTACCAGTGCCAAAGCGTCAAAGAAGGCGTCCAGCGGGACCAGAGTGTCTGGATCGGCGATTTTCTCTGCCGACAGGCCGACCGCACGCAGGACATTGTCCGCATCGACGCCGACTTCGGTTGCAGCCTCGGAAAACCCCAAGAACGTCGCGGCTCGGATCAGTCGCAAGGCACTGCCCCTTTTGCGGTTGATCTTACGACCACGGTTCGAGCGTCACGTCTGCGTGGGCCGTGAATCGCCCGGCTGGCCGCCACAATCGACAGCAAGTGACCCATAATGGCAAGTGGGCGCCCCATGACGCAACATGATTCTGACGGCAATCATAAAACCTTCGAAAAAGGCCCGACGGTAGATCGGGACGCCGAACAAAAGAACAAACTGCAACAGGGATATCACGATGTCCGTATACGTCCTGGTTCACGGGGCCTTTCATGGCGGTTGGTGCTTCGATCTGCTCCGTGAACGCCTGGAGGCGGAAGGCCATACTGTTTTCGCGCCAACGCTTTCGGGGGTCGGAGAGCGCTTGCACCTTGCGGGTACCGCGTCCATCAATCTTGCGACGCACATCGCCGAGATCGCCGACCTGATCCGCTTCCGCGACCTCGAGGACGTGGTGTTGTGCGGGCACTCTTACGGCGTGATGGTCGCTGCCGGGGTCGCGGATGCCTGGTCCGACAAGATCAGGACGGTCGTCTATCTTGACGGCATGATTCCGGAAAACGGGGATACGCTGTTCTCGATCCTGCCAAGCGTGGTCGAGGCCTTTCTTGCCCAAGCGGCCGCCAATGGCGGCCTGCATGTCTCCCCATTCCCCGCCGCAGCATTCGGCGTGGCCGAGAAACATCAGGCCTGGGTCGACAGCAAGTTGACCACGCATCCGTTGGCCTGCTTCACGCAGGCGATCTCGTTGACCGGCGCCTACAAGTCGGTGCCGAGGAAGCTTCTGATCTACAACACCACCGACATCGGCATCCCAACCAACATTCCCCAGACCTACGAGGCACAGCGCGGGGTTGAAACCGTGCAGGTGTTTCCGCTGCCGGGCGGGCATGACCTGATGATCGATGCCGTGGACGCGCTGAGCGACATCCTGCTCTCCCACGCCTGATCGCCGCGCAGCCGCAACGCACCGCAGCACGCAGACCGCGACCCCGAAGGGGCCACGGACCGGGTGAGGCTTGCCCAACCCTGACCAGATCGCAACGAAAGGGAGCCAATGTCATTCGCACTCGCGGCCGCAGGCGACATCATCATGTCCGGCGCATTGACGACCAGATCGCAACCGATCCTCGACCGTCTCCGTGAC belongs to Frigidibacter mobilis and includes:
- a CDS encoding AraC family transcriptional regulator; this encodes MRLIRAATFLGFSEAATEVGVDADNVLRAVGLSAEKIADPDTLVPLDAFFDALALVARKSGATDFGVRAASRRGTPDLGPVTLLMRDAETVEEAINYYSSHIAMHAAGFALAVDDRLGSPLIQMELRGRSHEASIQAAHFAVAGTVMTIRWLLRDDFRPEFVSFSHGKPVTDSFAQQFFRCPISYNQTVSGIIVKREDLLQPVRTSSPFMRRQAQKYLFPFIPSPERFGLTVQRLVAQLLLEGDCSASRIAEHLGLDRRTLNRKLAKEGETFSSVLQKVRVELTLRYIADVQFPLTELAGIVGFSGLSSFSRWFQETFGCSASAWRADPALREQARNF
- a CDS encoding alpha/beta fold hydrolase — encoded protein: MSVYVLVHGAFHGGWCFDLLRERLEAEGHTVFAPTLSGVGERLHLAGTASINLATHIAEIADLIRFRDLEDVVLCGHSYGVMVAAGVADAWSDKIRTVVYLDGMIPENGDTLFSILPSVVEAFLAQAAANGGLHVSPFPAAAFGVAEKHQAWVDSKLTTHPLACFTQAISLTGAYKSVPRKLLIYNTTDIGIPTNIPQTYEAQRGVETVQVFPLPGGHDLMIDAVDALSDILLSHA